AGAAACGGTTCTTCTTCACCGCATCCATCGGATCAATGATCGACTGGTTGCCGTCGCGCAGGTCGGTGCTCAGCCAGCGGGGCGGGGCGTCGATGGTCTGCGAAGGCCACTGACGATCGGGCAGATCGACCTGCGGGAAGGGACTGTATTTCGTGGAAGGCTGCTTGAGCATCGGCATGGCAGGTCCTGCATATTCGACTGGTGCGCTGTGAGGAAGGCGGTGCGTTCGTCCCTTGAGCGAGCGACGCAGCGCCCGTCAGGCACGCGTCAGTTCACGCCCAAGGGCGCGTAAGTCGTAGCAGGAGCGATGCGTGGCCGATCATGGCGGTACTTGTCGCGCGAAACGAAAGCGGGCGCAAGACACAACTGCCTTGCGCCCGCCGAAGCTCGGGTTTGCAGGTAAGGGGGGTCAATCCTGCTTCTCGAAGGCGGCGGAGATCGTCAGCTCCACATCGTCCGACACCATCGGGACGGCATAGGCGATGCCGTATTCGGAGCGTGTGATGGTCGCGCGGCCGGTGAAACCGATCGTCTCCGCCTCGCTCATCGGATTGGTCCCGGCGCCGGTAAATTCGACCAGTATGGCGAGCGGACGGGTCACGCCGTTCATGGTCAGGTCGCCGCTGGCGAGCGCGCTGGTATTGGTGACGCGGCGCACATCGGTTGCGACGAAGCGGGCCATTCCGGCATCGGGACCGAAGAAATCGGGCTCCGCACCGTCTTCGCCCGGACGCAGCATGTGATCGCGCAGGCCCTCGCTGACGACGGCGAGCGAATTGATCGGGACGCTGACGTCGAGCTGCGTCGCGGCGATATCGGCGGGATCGATGGTCAGTGTGCCTTCGGCATCACCGAACAGGCCGACATAGGGGTTGAAGCCGAAATGGCTGACTTCCCATTCGACCAGCGTGTGAGCGGGGTCGGTCGCATAGGTCCCGGCCGTCACGCGGCTGAGGTCCACCTGTCCCGGCATTTCGGCAGGCGCGTCCTGCGCATTCAGGGAAACGCCTGCGCCAAGGGCGAGGGCGGACGTTGCAGCAAGGGCGGTAAGCAGTTTTTTCATGGGAACCTCCGGTTTATGGCGGAACAACGCGTCCGCCGCACCGGAGGTTCCATGAGCGCCGGTCAGTTCTTCGACTTGTCGACCAGCTTGTTGTCGCCGATCCATGGCATCATGGCGCGAAGGCGCGTGCCCACTTCCTCGATCGGGTGGGCTTCCTGGCGCTTCCGGCTCGCCTTCATTTCCGGGTTGCCGACCATGTTGTCCATCATGAAACGCTGGACGAAGCGGCCCGCCTGGATGTCTTCCAGCACGCGCTTCATCTCGGCCTTGGTTTCGCCGGTGATGACGCGCGGGCCGGTGTGGTAGTCGCCGTACTCCGCCGTGTTGCTGATCGAATAGCGCATGTTGGCGATGCCGCCTTCATACAGCAGGTCGACGATCAGCTTGGTCTCGTGGAGGCATTCGAAATAGGCCATTTCTTCGGGATAACCGGCCTCTACCAGCGTTTCGAAGCCGGCCAGGATCAGGTGGCTGATGCCGCCGCACAGGACCGCCTGCTCGCCGAAAAGGTCGGTCTCGCATTCGTCCTTGAAAGTCGTCTCGATGATGGCCGAACGACCGGCGCCCATCGCGCCCGCATAGGCGAGAGCGAGTGATTGCGCGAAGCCGTTGCCGCCGCTGCCCGAGCCTTCCTGGTGGACGGCGACCAGCGCGGGGACACCGCGGCCCTGTTCGTATTCGTTGCGAACCGTGTGACCCGGTCCCTTGGGCGCGATCATGATGACGTCGAGGTCTTCGCGCGGCTCGATCAGGCCGAAATGGACGTTCAGGCCGTGGGCGAAGGCGAGGGCGGCGCCCTGCTTCATGTTGTCGCGCAGGTCCTTGTTCCAGATCTCTGCCTGGTATTCGTCGGGCGCGAGGACCATGACGATGTCGGCCCATTTCGCCGCTTCGGCATTCGACATGACGGTGAAGCCGGCAGCTTCCGCCTTTTTCGCCGTGGCCGAGCCTTCGCGCAGCGCCACGCGCACTTCGCCCGCGCCGCTGTCGCGCAGGTTCTGGGCGTGGGCATGGCCTTGCGAGCCGTAGCCGACAATGACGATGTTGCGCTCCTCGATCAGCTTGCGATCGGTGTCGGCGTCGTAATAGACTTTCACGTGTACTTCCCCGTCTGTCTCTAGAAACTGGTTGTCCGCTCACTAGCGGGTGGGTGGCCGCCCCGGAAAGGGCGAAGATTGTTTAGTCCGGCCTAGATTGGCTAGGCCCCTTGCGATCCGCGCATCATCCCGACGATGCCGGTTCGTCCGACTTCCACAAGGCCGAGATCGCGCATCAGGGCGATGAAGCTGTCGACCTTCTCCGGCGGGCCGGTAATCTCGAAGATGAAGCTTTCGGTCGTCGTATCGACGGGCCGGGCGCGGAAAATATCGGCGAGGCGCAGCGCCTCGACCCGCTTCTCGCCCGTGCCGGCGACCTTCACCAGCGCCAGCTCGCGCTCCACATGCGGGCCTTCCTCGGTCAGGTCGACGACGCGGTGGACCGGCACCAGCCGTTCCAGCTGCGCCTGGATCTGGTCGATCACCTCGGGCGGGCCGCCGGTGACGACGGTGATCCGGCTGACCGCGTGGTCCTCCGAGATGTCGGCCACGGTCAGGCTGTCGATATTGTAGCCGCGCGCGGTGAACAGGCCGGTGATCTTGGCAAGGATGCCGGGTTCGTTGTCGACGGTGACGGCCAGGACATGGCGTTCGGATTGCTGGGCGGAGATTTTCATTACACGAGCGCCTTTGCTTCGTCGTCCATCGTGCCGTCGACCTGGTCGCCGTAAAGCAGCATCTCGGTATGGGCCGCGCCCGACGGGATCATCGGGAAGCAGTTCGCTTCCTTCGACACGCGGCAGTCGACGATCACCGGCCCGTCATGCGACAGCATCGCCTCGATCCCGGCGTCGAGGCCCGCCTCGTCCTCGATCCGCACGCCTTTCCAGCCATAGGCCTCTGCGAGCGCAACAAAATCGGGCAGGCTGTCGGAATAGCTGTTCGAATAGCGGCTTTCATAGGTCAGTTCCTGCCACTGGCGGACCATGCCCATGAATTCGTTGTTGAGGATGAAGATCTTGACCGGCAGGCGGTACTGGCTCGCCGTGCCCAGTTCCTGGATGTTCATCTGGATGCTGGCCTCGCCCGCAATATCGATCACGAGGTCGTCCGGATTGCCCAGCTGCGCGCCGATGGCGGCCGGCAGGCCGTAGCCCATCGTGCCCAGACCGCCGCTGGTCAGCCATTTATTTGGCGAGAAGAAGTGGAAATACTGCGCCGCCCACATCTGGTGCTGACCGACTTCGGTGGTGATGATCGGATCGCGGGCCTTCGTCAGTTCGAAGAGCCGTTCGACCGCCTTTTGCGGCATCATCAGGCCCTGGCTTCCGGTGCCGTCGGGATAGGCGAGGCATTCGCGCGCGCGCCAGCCGGCGATCCGCGCCTTCCACTCGCCGCGATCCTTGTGCCGCCGCTCGCCCCAGCTGGCGATCAGCTGTTCGAGAACCGCCGCGCAGTCTCCGACAATTCCGAGATCGACCGGCACCACCTTGTTGATGCTGGCCCGGTCGATATCGATGTGGATCTTCTTGGCGTTGGGCGCGAAGGCGTCCAGCCGGCCCGTCACGCGGTCGTCGAACCGCGCGCCAACCGCGATGATCAGGTCGGACTTGTTCATGGTCATGTTGGCCTCGAACGTGCCGTGCATGCCCAGCATTCCCAGCCAGTCGGGATGGTCGGCAGGAAAGGCGCCCAGGCCCATCAGCGTCGAGGTGACGGGCGCATCGGTCAGCGCCTGCAGTTCGCGCAGCGCCTTGGTCGCGCCGGGACCGGAATTGATGACGCCGCCGCCGGTGTAGAAGACGGGCCGCTCTGCCGCCGCGATCATCTCGACCGCTTCTGCGATTTCCTCGGGCGCGGCGAGCGTGCGGGGCTGGTAGCGAGTTGAGGCGAGACCGGAAACAGAGGCCGCATTCTTTGCCTGCCCGCGCCCGGCCAGCGCGATCTGCACGTCCTTGGGAATGTCGACGAGGACGGGGCCGGGCCTGCCGGTCGTGGCGATCCGAAACGCCTCTGCCAGCGTGGCCTCCAGCGCTTCCGGATCCTTCACGAGATAATTGTGCTTGGTGCAGTGGCGGGTGATGCCGACCGTGTCCGCTTCCTGGAAAGCGTCGGTCCCGATCAGGCCCGTGGGAACCTGCCCGGTAATGACCACCAGCGGGATCGAATCCATATAGGCGTCGGCAATGCCGGTGACCGCGTTGGTCGCGCCGGGCCCGCTGGTGACGAGGACGACGCCCGGTTTGCCCGTGCTGCGCGCGTAACCTTCCGCCGCATGGGCAGCGCCTGCTTCGTGCCGAACCAGGATGTGACGCAGACGCTCGTCAGCGAACAATTCGTCGTAGATGGGCAGCACGGCGCCGCCCGGATAGCCGAAGACGAACTCGACACCCTGCGCCACCAGGCTGTCGACCAGGATCGACGCGCCTGTGCGTTCCGGGGCGTTGTGGCTGCTGTCGGCGTCTGGCGAGGCCATGAGGAATCTCTCTTGCATTGCGATCATAAATGACAGGGCCCAGCGTCGGGGGGAGACGCCGGGCCCTTTGGGTATGACGCTTTCCTATGAATTAGATTCCATCCTGTCAACAGCGATTGTTGGAATAAAG
This is a stretch of genomic DNA from Erythrobacteraceae bacterium WH01K. It encodes these proteins:
- a CDS encoding YceI family protein, with protein sequence MKKLLTALAATSALALGAGVSLNAQDAPAEMPGQVDLSRVTAGTYATDPAHTLVEWEVSHFGFNPYVGLFGDAEGTLTIDPADIAATQLDVSVPINSLAVVSEGLRDHMLRPGEDGAEPDFFGPDAGMARFVATDVRRVTNTSALASGDLTMNGVTRPLAILVEFTGAGTNPMSEAETIGFTGRATITRSEYGIAYAVPMVSDDVELTISAAFEKQD
- the ilvC gene encoding ketol-acid reductoisomerase, which produces MKVYYDADTDRKLIEERNIVIVGYGSQGHAHAQNLRDSGAGEVRVALREGSATAKKAEAAGFTVMSNAEAAKWADIVMVLAPDEYQAEIWNKDLRDNMKQGAALAFAHGLNVHFGLIEPREDLDVIMIAPKGPGHTVRNEYEQGRGVPALVAVHQEGSGSGGNGFAQSLALAYAGAMGAGRSAIIETTFKDECETDLFGEQAVLCGGISHLILAGFETLVEAGYPEEMAYFECLHETKLIVDLLYEGGIANMRYSISNTAEYGDYHTGPRVITGETKAEMKRVLEDIQAGRFVQRFMMDNMVGNPEMKASRKRQEAHPIEEVGTRLRAMMPWIGDNKLVDKSKN
- the ilvN gene encoding acetolactate synthase small subunit codes for the protein MKISAQQSERHVLAVTVDNEPGILAKITGLFTARGYNIDSLTVADISEDHAVSRITVVTGGPPEVIDQIQAQLERLVPVHRVVDLTEEGPHVERELALVKVAGTGEKRVEALRLADIFRARPVDTTTESFIFEITGPPEKVDSFIALMRDLGLVEVGRTGIVGMMRGSQGA
- the ilvB gene encoding biosynthetic-type acetolactate synthase large subunit, which translates into the protein MASPDADSSHNAPERTGASILVDSLVAQGVEFVFGYPGGAVLPIYDELFADERLRHILVRHEAGAAHAAEGYARSTGKPGVVLVTSGPGATNAVTGIADAYMDSIPLVVITGQVPTGLIGTDAFQEADTVGITRHCTKHNYLVKDPEALEATLAEAFRIATTGRPGPVLVDIPKDVQIALAGRGQAKNAASVSGLASTRYQPRTLAAPEEIAEAVEMIAAAERPVFYTGGGVINSGPGATKALRELQALTDAPVTSTLMGLGAFPADHPDWLGMLGMHGTFEANMTMNKSDLIIAVGARFDDRVTGRLDAFAPNAKKIHIDIDRASINKVVPVDLGIVGDCAAVLEQLIASWGERRHKDRGEWKARIAGWRARECLAYPDGTGSQGLMMPQKAVERLFELTKARDPIITTEVGQHQMWAAQYFHFFSPNKWLTSGGLGTMGYGLPAAIGAQLGNPDDLVIDIAGEASIQMNIQELGTASQYRLPVKIFILNNEFMGMVRQWQELTYESRYSNSYSDSLPDFVALAEAYGWKGVRIEDEAGLDAGIEAMLSHDGPVIVDCRVSKEANCFPMIPSGAAHTEMLLYGDQVDGTMDDEAKALV